A genomic window from Deltaproteobacteria bacterium includes:
- a CDS encoding sugar transferase, which translates to MLQRRHHILRRFNNIFDVLLTAVVFVFAHLLREYLAQVNFSVDLGPILPFKQYAPLMVIACFLWPVTLNYYGLYDPTPLRKAVINIGIIFRSTFVSTAFLITVIFLFQIETISRLFLIGFGCLNAAAFVIKDLVRRQYGLYRRHKGKDIRPVLVVGSAGGASRILHKISEESYLGLKPVGVILSSSMSDAPSEIDKREQSEREGEAPMALPLEGATRAHIKEVPIVGTLENWREVLHAHPVASVIFTDYHSGSSELERAMTICEEEGVEFWLLADFLRWNLPQMEVDYFAHMPIFVFRTSPVLNWSYVLKMFLDRLFAVFGLIVLSPLFILIALSIWIVLGRPVLYKQKRVGRFGQSFYLFKFRSLKVAGASPTRLGRWLRYSGLDELPQLFNILLGEMSFVGPRPHIPEEVSQYKEAWQRRRFSMRPGLTCYRQVLRPGKVSFDEVMALDLKYIDQWSLWVDLFLLFKTGILFLRRIFNRL; encoded by the coding sequence ATGTTGCAACGCAGACATCACATCCTTCGCCGTTTTAACAATATATTTGATGTTCTTCTGACTGCGGTCGTTTTTGTGTTTGCACATTTGCTACGTGAATATCTGGCACAAGTCAATTTCTCGGTGGATTTGGGTCCCATCCTTCCTTTTAAACAGTACGCTCCTTTGATGGTGATCGCGTGTTTTTTGTGGCCCGTGACACTCAATTATTACGGTCTTTATGATCCAACGCCTCTTCGCAAAGCTGTTATTAACATCGGAATTATTTTTCGGAGCACTTTTGTTTCGACGGCGTTTCTCATCACGGTCATTTTTTTATTCCAAATTGAAACGATAAGCCGTCTCTTCCTGATCGGATTTGGTTGTCTGAATGCCGCCGCATTTGTGATCAAGGATTTGGTGCGCCGCCAATACGGGCTTTATCGGCGTCACAAAGGCAAAGACATTCGTCCTGTTTTGGTGGTGGGATCCGCAGGCGGTGCTTCACGGATTCTCCATAAAATCAGCGAGGAAAGTTATCTGGGGTTGAAACCCGTGGGCGTCATTTTGTCGTCTTCGATGTCTGATGCGCCATCTGAAATAGACAAAAGAGAGCAGAGCGAGCGTGAGGGGGAGGCTCCAATGGCTTTGCCATTGGAGGGGGCGACGCGAGCCCATATAAAAGAAGTCCCCATTGTGGGGACGCTGGAAAATTGGCGGGAGGTTTTGCACGCGCATCCGGTGGCCAGCGTTATTTTTACCGATTATCACTCCGGTTCTTCGGAGTTGGAGAGAGCGATGACGATTTGCGAGGAGGAAGGGGTCGAGTTTTGGCTCCTCGCTGATTTTTTACGCTGGAACCTTCCACAAATGGAGGTGGATTATTTTGCCCACATGCCCATTTTTGTTTTCAGAACAAGTCCTGTGTTGAATTGGTCTTATGTGTTGAAAATGTTTTTGGACCGTTTGTTTGCCGTTTTTGGTTTGATTGTTTTATCACCCCTTTTTATTTTAATCGCCCTGTCTATTTGGATTGTTTTGGGACGACCCGTTTTATACAAACAGAAAAGGGTGGGGAGATTTGGACAATCGTTTTATCTCTTCAAATTTCGTTCTCTTAAAGTTGCCGGAGCTTCACCTACAAGGTTGGGGCGCTGGTTGCGCTACAGTGGATTGGACGAACTTCCGCAACTGTTCAATATATTGCTGGGCGAGATGAGTTTTGTGGGGCCAAGACCGCATATTCCGGAAGAAGTGAGTCAGTACAAAGAAGCATGGCAACGCCGGCGTTTCAGCATGAGGCCGGGACTAACTTGTTACCGCCAAGTACTTAGACCCGGCAAAGTATCTTTCGATGAAGTGATGGCGCTAGATCTGAAATACATTGATCAATGGTCCCTCTGGGTCGATCTTTTCCTACTGTTCAAAACAGGCATCCTTTTTCTGCGCCGGATTTTTAACCGTCTTTGA
- a CDS encoding glycosyltransferase family 4 protein, which translates to MHIIMIGPRELYPRSKAGLDAYVRELSQHLAVEGHKVIIYCHRHDASFPLPPGITVKTVWAPKKHHLDTFCYGLLASLSSLCHKDAIVHYHGGSALFAWIPRLFRKKTFLTIHSIEGRAIHLSRINRFFYFLGEWVGVKSVNAMSAVSQTLQKELESQYKKTVSTIPPSMAVKHCTTTGKLATLGLKPKNYLLFLGRIEKGKGVEILLEAFKTSNPKMPCPLVIAGAPLHDNAYLQKLKESAPPGVFFVGSVFGVLKEELLTNALLYIQASQSEGLSISLLEAMSCACPVLASDIRQNQEASGPAGYFFQNGNIGDLCRQLQRLLAEPQQLKEAGERGKSKIETDYAWSQIYPRIMKWYDGEKVV; encoded by the coding sequence ATGCACATTATAATGATCGGTCCAAGAGAGCTTTACCCTCGTTCCAAAGCGGGATTGGATGCCTATGTTCGTGAGCTGTCACAGCATTTGGCGGTCGAGGGTCACAAGGTAATCATTTACTGTCACCGGCACGATGCTTCTTTTCCTCTGCCGCCCGGCATTACTGTCAAAACAGTTTGGGCGCCAAAGAAACATCACCTCGACACGTTTTGTTATGGCCTGCTCGCAAGCCTTTCTTCACTTTGTCACAAAGATGCCATTGTTCATTATCACGGCGGATCTGCGCTTTTCGCGTGGATTCCAAGATTGTTCCGAAAAAAAACGTTCCTCACCATCCATTCAATAGAAGGGCGTGCAATCCATCTTTCACGGATAAATCGCTTTTTTTATTTTCTCGGAGAATGGGTTGGCGTAAAGTCTGTGAATGCTATGAGCGCCGTTTCCCAAACCCTTCAAAAAGAATTGGAGTCCCAATATAAAAAAACGGTGTCTACAATTCCACCAAGTATGGCTGTAAAGCATTGCACCACCACAGGCAAACTGGCCACCCTTGGTCTGAAACCCAAAAATTATCTGCTCTTTCTTGGGCGGATCGAAAAAGGTAAAGGCGTGGAAATTCTTTTGGAGGCATTCAAAACATCAAACCCGAAAATGCCCTGCCCACTTGTGATTGCGGGCGCCCCTCTTCATGACAACGCCTATCTCCAAAAATTAAAAGAATCCGCTCCGCCCGGTGTTTTTTTTGTGGGTTCCGTCTTTGGTGTCTTGAAAGAGGAACTGCTGACCAACGCCCTGCTCTATATTCAGGCATCCCAATCGGAAGGACTTTCCATTTCACTGCTCGAGGCGATGAGTTGCGCCTGTCCCGTTTTAGCAAGCGACATTCGGCAAAATCAGGAAGCGTCGGGTCCTGCGGGATATTTTTTTCAAAATGGAAACATCGGCGATTTATGCCGACAATTGCAACGGCTCTTGGCAGAACCTCAACAACTCAAAGAAGCGGGCGAAAGAGGAAAATCAAAAATCGAAACAGATTACGCGTGGAGCCAGATTTATCCCCGCATCATGAAATGGTATGATGGTGAAAAAGTTGTGTGA
- a CDS encoding radical SAM protein yields the protein MKPRFAIVAVLDRCDAKCVMCNIWQEHRRDETDLSYFKTLPESLRSINITGGEPFMRQDLAEVIHIIDKRCHHPRILISSNGFNTKKILEKTEEILGISKRVGLRLSVDGYEDTHDRIRGVPCGFEKCMTTLWGLKNLGVRDLGLSFTISPTNLNDVAKVYRLSRHLDVEFTLTVAQNSEFYFKTKNNVFDLDPQELQIQFDELVSDELKAIHPKRWFRAYYDKGVYDYGMGKRVLKNCSAGEDFFFSSARGEIYPCPVLNEKIGNASEDGFENIWRSERANAVRNIVKNCPVKCWMTCTVAPHFRRHFISIVWWVLKNKFKAHMGLDVL from the coding sequence ATGAAACCACGCTTCGCCATTGTTGCCGTGCTGGATCGCTGTGACGCCAAATGTGTCATGTGCAATATCTGGCAAGAACACCGCAGAGACGAAACGGACCTTTCCTATTTCAAGACACTCCCGGAATCACTGCGTTCCATCAATATCACGGGTGGAGAGCCTTTTATGCGACAAGATTTGGCAGAGGTGATCCATATTATTGACAAGCGATGCCATCATCCCCGCATCCTCATCTCCAGCAACGGATTCAACACAAAAAAAATCCTTGAAAAAACGGAGGAGATTTTAGGGATAAGCAAACGCGTGGGACTACGCCTGTCGGTAGATGGATATGAAGACACGCATGACCGGATACGCGGCGTCCCCTGCGGTTTTGAAAAATGTATGACCACTCTTTGGGGATTGAAAAATCTGGGTGTCAGGGATTTGGGTTTGAGTTTTACAATCTCTCCCACCAACTTGAACGATGTTGCAAAAGTTTATCGTCTGTCACGGCACCTTGATGTCGAATTCACGCTAACGGTTGCCCAAAATTCCGAATTTTATTTCAAAACAAAAAATAATGTTTTTGATCTGGATCCTCAGGAACTCCAAATCCAGTTTGACGAACTGGTTTCAGACGAACTTAAAGCCATTCACCCCAAACGCTGGTTTCGCGCCTATTATGACAAGGGGGTCTATGATTACGGAATGGGCAAACGTGTTTTAAAAAATTGCTCTGCAGGAGAGGATTTTTTCTTTTCCAGCGCCCGCGGCGAGATTTATCCCTGCCCTGTCTTGAATGAAAAGATAGGCAACGCAAGTGAGGACGGCTTCGAAAACATCTGGAGATCGGAAAGAGCGAATGCTGTACGAAATATTGTAAAAAACTGTCCTGTCAAATGCTGGATGACCTGTACCGTTGCTCCGCATTTCAGGCGCCATTTTATTTCCATCGTTTGGTGGGTTCTCAAAAATAAATTCAAGGCCCATATGGGTCTGGATGTTCTCTGA
- a CDS encoding glycosyltransferase family 4 protein: protein MRIAFINPIIQTVDRPEKFWSLFGRKPSTPLATDSEVNCVQLALAMAALGHDVSLFISDCYTPTQRIAPGNNLKICYLSTRAKFLFPPAYIPLLPSLLTEIKKQKFDCIQTSELFQPSTLMCALAGPPVFVWEEMDQYFARRLPRMAQKLYQQTVERMLRKKKVTVIPRSEASRQFLEERGWTKTGPVIPTPVNTDLFKPEATPEEYLLVVSRLAEDRGLSFLLKVLLQIKTAKPDVRLVIVGNGPEAEHFQKEVKEKNLHTSVEIRTQFFSHEQMKQIYNGSIMTLITTVGGILPYTALESMACGKPVISCFKRGLKTVIENDKTGYLVDSAEAMAEKIICLLQNPQKRRQMGEQARKFAVEHCGFQKIAGRLIEVYKDVKHV from the coding sequence ATGCGCATTGCGTTTATTAATCCCATTATTCAAACGGTGGACCGACCCGAGAAGTTTTGGTCTCTCTTCGGCAGAAAGCCAAGCACCCCGCTTGCAACCGACAGCGAAGTCAATTGCGTCCAGCTAGCCCTTGCCATGGCCGCCTTGGGCCATGATGTCTCCCTGTTTATCTCGGATTGCTACACACCCACACAACGAATTGCTCCCGGAAACAATCTAAAAATCTGCTATCTCTCAACGCGAGCAAAATTTTTATTTCCGCCGGCTTATATTCCTTTGCTCCCGTCTTTGCTGACGGAAATCAAAAAACAAAAATTTGATTGCATCCAAACTTCTGAATTATTTCAACCAAGCACGCTGATGTGCGCCCTTGCCGGTCCTCCTGTTTTCGTCTGGGAAGAAATGGACCAGTATTTTGCAAGGCGTCTCCCCCGCATGGCACAAAAACTCTATCAGCAAACGGTGGAGAGAATGCTTCGCAAAAAAAAGGTGACTGTCATCCCCCGAAGCGAAGCCAGCCGGCAATTTTTGGAAGAACGAGGATGGACAAAAACAGGACCCGTCATTCCAACTCCCGTCAACACGGATCTTTTTAAACCGGAAGCGACACCCGAAGAATATCTTCTGGTCGTTTCGCGTTTGGCAGAAGACCGCGGACTTTCGTTTCTGTTGAAGGTGCTGTTGCAAATCAAAACGGCAAAACCGGATGTTCGTTTAGTAATCGTGGGAAATGGTCCTGAAGCGGAGCATTTTCAAAAAGAGGTGAAGGAAAAAAATCTGCACACTTCTGTGGAAATAAGAACACAATTTTTTTCGCACGAGCAAATGAAACAAATTTATAACGGAAGTATCATGACGCTCATTACAACCGTGGGGGGAATTTTGCCTTACACCGCACTGGAGAGTATGGCGTGCGGCAAACCCGTGATTTCCTGTTTCAAGAGAGGATTAAAAACTGTGATTGAAAATGACAAAACAGGTTATTTGGTGGATAGTGCAGAAGCCATGGCGGAAAAAATAATATGTCTTTTGCAAAATCCGCAAAAACGGCGACAAATGGGAGAGCAGGCCAGAAAATTCGCGGTAGAACATTGCGGATTTCAAAAAATTGCAGGCCGCCTTATTGAAGTTTATAAGGACGTAAAGCATGTTTGA
- a CDS encoding class I SAM-dependent methyltransferase translates to MAMREAKPVERYRIGLELLGSAKDKVILDAGCGFGTLEQFIPAFGIDRNFSNLQKTKQQQKFINATLDQIPLPDAVCDAVLMLETLEHVSDDKKVLLEIHRVLKNQGRLILSVPKHHFVYNWIDLEHWLVPLVTKRAPHRRYKKKDLHQKLDESGFVIDRCFTRGMLIAACMRWIYAPFDLVDYFFLGGLNGPFGKTVRKIGDSLVDWEFRIPSNVGGSLFIVGHKEI, encoded by the coding sequence ATGGCAATGAGAGAGGCAAAACCGGTGGAGCGGTATCGCATTGGCCTTGAGCTACTTGGCTCGGCAAAGGACAAGGTGATTTTGGATGCGGGATGCGGTTTTGGAACACTGGAACAATTCATACCGGCCTTTGGAATCGATCGCAATTTTTCAAACCTCCAAAAAACAAAACAGCAACAGAAATTTATTAACGCCACGCTGGATCAAATTCCTCTTCCGGATGCAGTCTGCGACGCAGTTTTGATGCTGGAAACACTGGAACATGTTTCAGACGATAAAAAAGTCCTGCTTGAAATACACCGCGTGCTGAAAAATCAGGGCAGATTGATCCTGAGTGTGCCGAAGCATCATTTTGTTTATAACTGGATTGACTTGGAACATTGGCTGGTGCCGCTTGTCACTAAACGCGCCCCCCACCGCCGTTATAAAAAAAAAGATTTGCATCAGAAGCTTGACGAAAGCGGTTTTGTCATCGACCGCTGTTTTACGAGGGGAATGTTGATTGCCGCCTGTATGCGCTGGATTTATGCCCCGTTTGACTTGGTTGATTATTTTTTCCTCGGCGGCCTCAACGGACCGTTTGGAAAAACCGTGCGAAAAATAGGCGATTCTCTTGTCGACTGGGAATTCCGGATTCCCTCGAACGTCGGCGGCTCCCTGTTTATCGTCGGACACAAGGAAATATAA